CGGCTCCGGCCGCGCAGTACGGGATCAGCAAGCTGGAGGCCCAGGGGGCGCAGTACTTCTATCCCAAGGCGCTCAAGGTGCTGACCGGCGACCTCGGCATCACGGTGACCACGAAGGGGGACGTGTCCCAGGCTCAGGGCGACCGGGTCGTCTGGGACGAGTTCACCGCGGTGTACGACGTGGCCAACGGCAACCCGGACGTCTCGTACGGCGAGCGGCGCAGCGCCTTCAACAAGTACACCGGCGTCGGCATCAACTGCTGCGCGGTGAACGTCGACACCAAGCCCAGCAAGCTCGAAGGCCAGATCTACAAGTTCCCCTTCGACGTCGAGAAGAAGACCTACCCGGTCTTCAACTCGGTCGCCGGCGCGGCCTACGACGCCAAGTTCGTCGGCGAGGAGGACGTCAACGGGCTGCGGGCCTACAAGTTCGAGCAGGACATCCCGGCGACGAAGACCGAGACCCGCACCGTCCCCGCCTCGGTCATGGGGGTGACCGACACGACGGGTGACGTCCAGGCGGACCGGTTCTACGACGGCAAGAACACGTTCTGGATCGAGCCCGTCACGGGTTCGCCGGTCAAGCAGGAGCAGCGGCGCCACGACGTC
Above is a genomic segment from Streptosporangium album containing:
- a CDS encoding DUF3068 domain-containing protein; its protein translation is MRRIIGVVLLAAGTFLIVLAPLVRFQIGGSLIAAPAAQYGISKLEAQGAQYFYPKALKVLTGDLGITVTTKGDVSQAQGDRVVWDEFTAVYDVANGNPDVSYGERRSAFNKYTGVGINCCAVNVDTKPSKLEGQIYKFPFDVEKKTYPVFNSVAGAAYDAKFVGEEDVNGLRAYKFEQDIPATKTETRTVPASVMGVTDTTGDVQADRFYDGKNTFWIEPVTGSPVKQEQRRHDVLTTQDGAHSITAFSATAKMTAQTVNGLVDDAIESRGQITMLKVTIPLVLLLLGLALLIGGAVMLRGTRRT